The genome window GGATTGTCAAAGCAAAAGTATTAAGCGATATAGCAGTTTAATTTAATCTTAATAAACATAATATTTATTAGAATTTAAAATATAACTTACAAATAGCTATTTCCTATTTACCATGATTAAGATGGTTTAGATTGGTTAAATAGCTATTTTTTAGTTAGACTAACTGCTTGCAAACTGGAAGTCGTTAATTCGTGGTACGCTTAATACCTTATAAAGTTTTTACAAAATAAATACCTTAAATCTAAATAAATACCTCAATTTGGAAATAAAAGTTATATGGAAATCTTTTGTAATATCTATAAAAAGTAGATATGTTATATCGAGTTTATTTAGATTTTATTGGCCAAATTGGAGGCGATATAACGCCATATCCACGAGCTATTGTATCTTTGCTTGGATTGATGATTTTATGTGGTACATTAGCTTTTATAAATGTTGAGTCACCTGGATTTAATCTCACTACCTTTTCACCCATACAAATATCAACCATACCACTTGTTACTACCATGATTTCCTCTGATACATGATAGATATAATTTTTAGTATCTTCACTTTCTGGTTTAAGTTCAAATTCTACAAATAAAATAGAAGGTGTAAACTCAGATGTAGGCATTGGAGATAATATTTCGTAAAACATTTCACTCTTTGGAAATTTCATCATAACTCTGTCTTCTTTTCTAATGACTAAATCATCAGTATTGTTATCATCCATAAACATATATAAAGGAGTGTCTAAAACTTCAGCGATTTTTCTCAATGAAGACAAGGATGGTTCAATAGCATCTCTTTCTATTTGAGAGATATAACTTATAGATAAATCAGTTAGTTTGGAAACATCACTTAATGTTTTTTTCTTGCTTTTTCTTATATTTCTCATCTTTTCACCTAGCATAAGAACCTCCAAATAATAAAATTAATATAAAATATTCGCTTAAAACAAAGTAATTATAGCATAACATAGAAGTAGTAGCAATAAGAATACATGGTAGATTTGGAGAATTAAAAATTAATTAAAAGTAAATGCAAATCTATGAAAATGAATTATTGCTGAACTAATATAAAGAAAATGATAATAAAAAAGAATTTAATGGAGGAGTACTAATTGAAGTAATATTATTAGAGTAGATTTTAGAAAAGAATAAATTTTCAGTAAATTACCTTGACATAAATATTGAAGTAATAATATAATTTTAAGTATAAAATTTAAAAAATTAAATTATAACTTTAAAAATGAGGAGGATTATATGAAGATAACAGACATCAAATTTGAAAAACTGAGAATTAAATTAAAAAAACCAGTAGTAGTTTCATTTGGAGTAATTGAATATGGAGAAAGTATAATTTTAAAAATTGAAACTGATGAAGGATACTATGGATTTGGTGAAGCTGCTCCTCTGGCAGCAGTCACAGGTGAAGTTTTGGATAATGTACTTTCAGTATTACTTATGTTTAAAAAAGAACTAATAGGGAAAGACCCGCTGGATATTGAAATGATACATACAATCATGGATGGAATTATCATAGGTAATACTTCTGCAAAAGCAGCTATTGATATAGCTTTATACGATATTAAAGGCAAGATTATGAATGTGCCTGTTTATAAGGTTCTTGGAGGTTTTGATAATAAAGTTCAAACAGATATTACTATAAGTATAGATAAACCAGAAAAAATGGCAAGAGAAGCTTTAGAAAGAGTTAAAGAAGGCTTTAGGATATTGAAACTTAAAGCAGGAATAAATCCTGAAGACGATATTGAGGCTGTAAAGTTAATTAGAGAGGCTGTTGGAGATAGTATAAGGATTAGAATTGATGCAAATCAAGGATGGAACGTAAATAGCAGTATAAATACTATCAAAAAATTAGAAGAATTTGATGTTGATGCAATTGAACAAGCACTTCCACATTGGGACTTAGATGGAACTGCTTACATAAGAAATAAGAGTAACACAAAGATTATGATAGATGAATCATTACATTCACCAGTAGATGCAATTAAAGCTATAAAAAAGAATGCAGTTGATACATTTAATATTAAGCTGATGAAATCAGGGGGAATATATCCTGCTATAAAAATCAACAACATAGCTGAGGCAAGCGGAGTAAATTGTATGTTAGGATGTATGCTAGAAACGAGAATTGGTATAACGGCAGCAGCAAATTTAATAGCATCTAAAAAGAACATAACAGAAGCTGACCTTGATAGTTTTATGTTTTGTGAAGAATCAAAAAGTATATCTGGAGGATTTGTAATGGATAGAGATATTATGAATCTTGTCAATAAACCAGGTTTAGGAATAGAAGTTAACTTATGATAAAATAAGGATAAAATTGGAGGTTAAATATGAATACACTTTTTTCAAATCCAGGTAGCATACTTGCTGTAATGACATCAATGATTGCATTGGGTTTTTACTTACAAAGATACAAAGCCATTAAAAGCTTAGGACCAGCACTTACAATAATCATAATGGGAATAATACTTTCAAACTTAAAGGTAGTTCCAGTAAGTACTGAGTTATATGGAACTATTTCTACATATGCTATTCCGGTTTCTATGACTATAATGTTGATGAGTGTTGATTTAAAAGAAATGACGAAGTTATCAAGAGAACCTTTGATTGCAATTTTTGTAGCAGTATTAACAGTAAGTATTATGGCGTTTTTATTTGGACTTGTATTTGCAGAAAAAATATCAGAAGGATGGAAAGTTGCTGGAATGTTTGTAGGTACATACACTGGAGGTAGTGCTAATCTTACAGCCATTGGAACAGGTCTTAATGTAAGTAGGCAGACTCTTGCTGCTGCAAATGCAGCAGATTATGTAATTGGAGTACCGACATTGATATTTATGTTTGCTCTACCTGCTATGCTAAAAAACTCAAAGAAGTTTAAAAAACTTTGGCCATATCATGTAGAAGAATCGGAATTAGAGGATTGTCAAAATGAAGAATTTATGGAGTCAAAAGAGTGGAGTATTAAAGATATCGCTTGGATGTTGGCTATAGGTTTTGTTGTTACCGAGGTTGCAACAATACTTGCTGGATATTTTAATTCAAGTTTTAGCAGTGCAGCAAGAATTCTTTTAGTTACAACAATTTCAATTATAATTGCTCAATTAAAGCCAGTAAAGAAATTAAAGGGAAATTTAGATTTAGGGTTATTTGTTGCATTATTCTTTTTATGTACTATAGGTTTTTCGGTAGATATAAAAGAGTTTTTAGGCTCAACTTTTACCATAACACTTTACTGCTTTAGCATAATTTTTGCTTCATTTGTTTTCCATTTATGTATAACTAGACTTTTAAAGATAAAGTATCAATATGTAATACTATCTATAGTAGGAGCAATTGCTGATGGTCCTACTTCAGCTTTAGTAGCTGCTTCTGCAAAGTGGAATTCACTTGTAAGTGTAGCAGTCGTCATGGGAGTAATTGGTGGAGTATTAGGAAATTATGCAGGTATATCAGTGGCATATGCAATAAAGATGTCTCTGGGATTATAGGGGGGAGTTTAATTGGTAAAGTTTAAATTATATATATCTGGGTTATATAGTGGAAATGTAATATTTGATGATGATTTATTAATTGAAAAGTTGAATCCTTTTACAAATAAAATAGAAAGCTTAAAACCAATAAGCAGAGAAGAAAATACATACTATTTAAATCTTACAAAAATAGATTTAAAGTCTTTATTTGATAATTTTGATGCATATACTAAAAGTTTAGTAAATTCAGATAAAGACATAGTTACAAATAAATTAGGAGAAAAGCACTCTAAGCTTAATGAATACATATGGGTTCAAAGAAATAAAAAGTTTCCACTAGATATAATTATTGTAGATAATAAAATAGTCGGTTTTATCTGTTTGTCTAGAGAAACTTGTACCATATTAATTATGGATGGATATGAAGAGTATACTGTATTAAAAGAATGGAAGAAAACTCATAGAAATGAAGAGATATATTCTATAAAATTTGATGGAAATTATATGATTGATATGAAAGATGGAATAAAACTTTCTACAGATGTATATCTTCCTAATTTTATAGATTCTACTAAAAAAGCACCAACAATTCTTATGAGGACTCCATATGGAAAAGAAAATGATAAAGAAATATATTATAAA of Clostridioides sp. ES-S-0054-01 contains these proteins:
- a CDS encoding dipeptide epimerase, whose protein sequence is MKITDIKFEKLRIKLKKPVVVSFGVIEYGESIILKIETDEGYYGFGEAAPLAAVTGEVLDNVLSVLLMFKKELIGKDPLDIEMIHTIMDGIIIGNTSAKAAIDIALYDIKGKIMNVPVYKVLGGFDNKVQTDITISIDKPEKMAREALERVKEGFRILKLKAGINPEDDIEAVKLIREAVGDSIRIRIDANQGWNVNSSINTIKKLEEFDVDAIEQALPHWDLDGTAYIRNKSNTKIMIDESLHSPVDAIKAIKKNAVDTFNIKLMKSGGIYPAIKINNIAEASGVNCMLGCMLETRIGITAAANLIASKKNITEADLDSFMFCEESKSISGGFVMDRDIMNLVNKPGLGIEVNL
- a CDS encoding DUF819 family protein, which gives rise to MNTLFSNPGSILAVMTSMIALGFYLQRYKAIKSLGPALTIIIMGIILSNLKVVPVSTELYGTISTYAIPVSMTIMLMSVDLKEMTKLSREPLIAIFVAVLTVSIMAFLFGLVFAEKISEGWKVAGMFVGTYTGGSANLTAIGTGLNVSRQTLAAANAADYVIGVPTLIFMFALPAMLKNSKKFKKLWPYHVEESELEDCQNEEFMESKEWSIKDIAWMLAIGFVVTEVATILAGYFNSSFSSAARILLVTTISIIIAQLKPVKKLKGNLDLGLFVALFFLCTIGFSVDIKEFLGSTFTITLYCFSIIFASFVFHLCITRLLKIKYQYVILSIVGAIADGPTSALVAASAKWNSLVSVAVVMGVIGGVLGNYAGISVAYAIKMSLGL
- a CDS encoding helix-turn-helix transcriptional regulator produces the protein MLGEKMRNIRKSKKKTLSDVSKLTDLSISYISQIERDAIEPSLSSLRKIAEVLDTPLYMFMDDNNTDDLVIRKEDRVMMKFPKSEMFYEILSPMPTSEFTPSILFVEFELKPESEDTKNYIYHVSEEIMVVTSGMVDICMGEKVVRLNPGDSTFIKANVPHKIINPSKDTIARGYGVISPPIWPIKSK